The proteins below come from a single Holdemania massiliensis genomic window:
- a CDS encoding helix-turn-helix transcriptional regulator — protein MNYFQGLTNAIEYVEAHILEAIDFDQASQCAGMSRSSFQRFFLLVADMTFSEYVRQRRMDGAVFDLCNTDERIIDIAAKYCYDSAAAFSRSVKKLTGMKPSEIRQNGSDFCFPKLSIEVSLRGGELIMNKTPIVKIEEHHKEKVIAFRVDCENPESAAWGLMSEWCIENMSDRTGRRYVGFAPIGHHPNGAPHQNASELETHPYVAMMFLIGDECEKEVFHGLQVEEAPEGLFLVNDVVLNQYDENGDLDIALSMMKASESFVEFMNKTDQYEFDCGKGIFFEEHIFSERWFEQGGVPDGFRMWVPILKK, from the coding sequence ATGAACTATTTTCAAGGATTAACAAATGCAATCGAATATGTGGAAGCACATATTTTGGAAGCGATTGATTTTGATCAGGCATCGCAATGTGCAGGAATGTCAAGGAGCAGTTTTCAGCGCTTTTTTCTTCTTGTCGCAGATATGACTTTTTCTGAATATGTCAGACAAAGAAGAATGGACGGTGCAGTTTTTGACCTCTGTAATACTGATGAAAGAATTATTGATATAGCGGCGAAATATTGCTACGATTCGGCGGCTGCATTTAGTCGCTCAGTAAAAAAGCTGACTGGAATGAAGCCCAGCGAAATACGGCAAAATGGTTCTGATTTTTGTTTTCCCAAGCTTTCTATTGAAGTTAGCCTTAGAGGAGGAGAATTGATTATGAACAAAACACCTATCGTCAAAATTGAAGAACATCACAAGGAGAAAGTCATTGCATTTAGGGTAGACTGCGAAAATCCCGAGAGTGCAGCATGGGGACTTATGTCTGAATGGTGCATTGAGAATATGAGTGACAGAACAGGCAGACGCTATGTGGGATTCGCGCCAATCGGTCATCATCCCAATGGAGCTCCACATCAAAATGCTTCTGAACTGGAAACGCATCCTTATGTAGCTATGATGTTTTTGATAGGAGATGAATGTGAAAAAGAGGTATTTCATGGACTTCAAGTTGAAGAGGCTCCAGAAGGTCTGTTTTTGGTTAATGATGTTGTATTGAACCAATACGATGAAAACGGAGACTTGGATATAGCCCTTAGCATGATGAAAGCATCGGAGTCCTTTGTTGAATTTATGAATAAAACAGATCAGTATGAGTTTGACTGTGGCAAAGGTATTTTCTTCGAAGAACACATTTTTTCTGAAAGATGGTTTGAGCAGGGGGGTGTTCCCGACGGATTTAGAATGTGGGTGCCTATATTAAAGAAATAA
- a CDS encoding phosphopentomutase, producing MSKRFIIIVLDGFGIGAMADAKAVRPGDEKANTLRSLLHDHPELKLPTLEKLGLMNAYGAESAQMKFNPQANFGKSELMHFGADTFMGHQEIMGTLPRQPEVHPFQQKVDLVAQHLKDHGHQVKIIQRQNLRYVVCDEFVTIADNLEADLGMCYNVTAPLDFISFESEVEIAERVREVVTVGRVIVFGGTGNTMQDLYQAEEIKQGRFIGIASAKSKSYEQGYQCRHLGYGVNKEVQVPTILTRAQIPCMLIGKVADIVANDLGTSISCVPTEECLQLTYEALQKMDTGFICTNVQETDLAGHSQDSTEYVRILKQADAGLARILPLLTEEDILIVQADHGNDPNIGSSRHTRECVPLLIYRKGLSGVRIGTRRTMSDNGATCCDFFGVRAPENGTSYLQYLQ from the coding sequence ATGAGTAAACGATTTATTATTATCGTGCTGGATGGCTTCGGCATCGGTGCGATGGCGGATGCCAAAGCCGTGCGGCCAGGCGATGAAAAGGCTAATACGCTTCGCAGCCTCCTGCACGATCATCCTGAGCTGAAGCTGCCCACACTGGAAAAACTGGGTCTGATGAATGCCTATGGAGCGGAAAGCGCCCAGATGAAATTCAATCCCCAAGCCAATTTTGGGAAGAGTGAACTGATGCACTTCGGCGCGGATACGTTTATGGGACATCAGGAAATCATGGGGACGCTGCCCCGCCAACCGGAGGTGCATCCCTTCCAGCAAAAGGTGGATCTTGTCGCTCAACATCTGAAAGATCATGGACATCAGGTCAAGATCATTCAGCGGCAGAACTTGCGGTATGTCGTCTGCGATGAATTCGTCACGATTGCGGATAATCTGGAAGCCGATTTGGGCATGTGCTACAACGTGACAGCCCCTTTGGATTTCATCTCTTTTGAATCCGAGGTTGAAATTGCCGAGCGGGTGCGCGAGGTGGTCACCGTCGGCCGGGTGATCGTCTTCGGCGGAACCGGCAATACGATGCAGGATCTCTATCAGGCCGAAGAAATTAAGCAGGGACGGTTCATCGGCATCGCTTCAGCCAAATCCAAATCCTATGAACAGGGCTATCAATGCCGTCATCTGGGTTATGGCGTCAACAAAGAGGTGCAGGTTCCGACGATTCTGACCCGAGCGCAAATTCCATGCATGCTGATCGGCAAGGTTGCGGACATTGTCGCCAATGATTTGGGAACGAGTATATCCTGTGTGCCGACTGAGGAATGCCTGCAGCTGACCTATGAAGCACTGCAGAAGATGGATACGGGCTTTATCTGCACCAATGTTCAGGAAACAGATCTTGCCGGACATTCGCAGGACAGTACCGAATATGTGCGGATCCTGAAACAGGCGGATGCGGGACTGGCGCGGATCCTGCCGTTGTTAACCGAGGAAGATATTCTGATCGTTCAGGCGGATCATGGCAATGATCCGAATATCGGCAGCAGCCGGCATACACGTGAGTGTGTCCCGCTTTTGATCTATCGCAAGGGCTTATCCGGCGTCCGGATCGGTACACGGCGCACGATGTCTGACAACGGAGCCACGTGCTGTGATTTCTTTGGCGTCCGCGCTCCGGAAAACGGAACCTCCTATCTTCAATACCTTCAATAA
- a CDS encoding aminotransferase class V-fold PLP-dependent enzyme: MNVYPLENITLQQAMQKQFRLVDCITRYFSGSESLTRGDLGVRQPGNQPLTTHKAEQAIAAFFGAEDCILVRGSGTGAIRYGLSAMVKPQAKILIHQAPAYSTTQTSFEMFGLIAVEADFNDPEAIVRTLKENPDICGALVQHSRQKIDDRYGLAEVITVIKQTADIPVLIDDNYGVMKVDRIGCECGADLSCFSTFKLQGPEGIGCVVGKQKYIERIRKMHYSGGSQTQGWEALEVLRGLTLAPVMLALADQAAKEALSRIQAGEIAGIKNAYLANAQSKVLLIELTEPIAKKVLAAAEKHGALPNPVGAESKYELAPMFYRVSGTFLRSDPTYADTMIRINPNRAGAETVLRILAESIQDAQTA; the protein is encoded by the coding sequence ATGAACGTTTATCCATTAGAGAATATTACCTTGCAGCAGGCCATGCAGAAACAATTCCGGCTGGTCGACTGCATCACCCGGTATTTCAGCGGTTCCGAGAGTCTGACGCGCGGAGATCTGGGCGTCCGCCAGCCCGGCAATCAACCGCTGACGACGCATAAAGCCGAACAGGCGATCGCCGCCTTCTTCGGCGCAGAAGACTGCATTTTAGTCCGCGGCAGCGGAACCGGTGCGATTCGCTATGGTCTGAGTGCGATGGTGAAACCACAGGCCAAAATTCTGATTCATCAGGCACCGGCCTATTCAACAACGCAGACCAGCTTTGAAATGTTTGGTCTGATTGCGGTGGAGGCGGATTTCAATGACCCGGAAGCGATCGTGAGGACATTGAAGGAAAATCCGGATATCTGCGGCGCGCTGGTTCAGCACAGCCGTCAGAAGATCGACGACCGGTATGGTCTGGCAGAAGTCATCACCGTAATCAAACAAACGGCGGACATTCCGGTGCTGATCGATGATAATTACGGCGTAATGAAAGTCGATCGGATTGGCTGTGAATGCGGTGCGGATCTTTCCTGCTTTTCCACCTTTAAGCTGCAGGGGCCGGAAGGCATCGGCTGCGTGGTCGGAAAGCAAAAATATATTGAACGGATTCGGAAGATGCACTATTCCGGCGGCAGTCAAACGCAGGGATGGGAAGCGCTGGAGGTTCTGCGCGGGCTCACCCTAGCGCCGGTTATGCTTGCCTTGGCAGATCAGGCGGCCAAAGAAGCGCTGAGCCGGATCCAGGCAGGGGAAATCGCAGGCATTAAAAATGCCTACCTGGCCAACGCCCAGTCCAAAGTCTTGCTGATTGAACTGACGGAACCGATTGCGAAAAAGGTGCTGGCGGCTGCTGAAAAACATGGCGCCCTGCCTAATCCTGTCGGCGCCGAATCCAAATATGAATTAGCGCCGATGTTCTACCGGGTGTCCGGAACCTTCCTTCGCTCCGATCCGACCTATGCTGATACGATGATCCGCATCAATCCGAACCGGGCTGGGGCCGAAACGGTTTTAAGAATTCTGGCGGAGAGCATTCAGGATGCCCAAACGGCCTGA
- a CDS encoding amidase family protein, whose product MKDNYKLQHKTALLNPYGSVVRVLEADPAKLLVGIKNVKSIPNSLMHKLEPAGFTLHTIDKKSQLAGRAVDTQLINPISGRWMSGSSSGTAINVFAGINDLGIGNDGGGSVLAPAISVNILSFISKLIEADRPQSLKPNTDNMTASNSIGFMARDKKILYQAIRASIGIEPAEKTGLILADRDYPPLKTQIIDIKDPMAPRAELTIYLKEVLAQCDVLMISEGPIDRNGFGDSLFGHFDESTQRIQQAAGKGYVRVCNLADATALSLPQAALGTATLLMCESKPEKIARLLHAGEQLEEVHDALIERYFLDLNNYFIDGYEI is encoded by the coding sequence ATGAAAGACAATTATAAGCTGCAGCATAAAACGGCGCTGCTTAATCCTTACGGTTCCGTAGTTCGGGTGCTGGAAGCCGATCCTGCCAAGCTGTTAGTGGGGATTAAGAACGTGAAATCGATTCCCAACAGCTTGATGCACAAGCTGGAACCGGCCGGGTTTACACTGCATACGATTGATAAAAAATCCCAGCTGGCGGGCCGGGCAGTTGACACGCAGCTGATCAACCCGATCAGCGGTCGGTGGATGTCCGGTTCCTCATCCGGAACCGCGATCAACGTGTTCGCCGGGATCAACGATTTGGGGATCGGCAATGACGGCGGCGGAAGCGTCCTGGCGCCGGCGATCAGCGTCAATATTCTAAGCTTTATCAGCAAATTGATCGAAGCCGATCGTCCCCAATCGCTCAAGCCGAACACGGACAACATGACGGCATCCAATTCGATCGGCTTCATGGCGCGGGATAAAAAGATTCTGTATCAGGCCATTCGTGCTTCAATCGGCATTGAACCGGCTGAAAAAACCGGGCTGATTCTGGCGGATCGGGATTATCCGCCTTTAAAAACACAGATCATTGACATCAAGGATCCAATGGCTCCGCGCGCAGAACTGACAATCTATTTGAAAGAAGTTCTGGCACAGTGCGATGTCTTGATGATCAGCGAAGGACCAATAGACCGCAATGGGTTTGGCGACTCGCTGTTCGGCCATTTCGACGAATCGACGCAGCGCATCCAGCAGGCTGCCGGAAAAGGCTATGTCCGGGTCTGCAATTTAGCCGATGCGACAGCCCTGTCGCTGCCGCAGGCAGCATTAGGAACGGCGACCTTGTTGATGTGTGAAAGCAAGCCGGAGAAGATCGCCCGGTTATTGCATGCAGGGGAGCAGCTTGAGGAAGTTCATGATGCCCTGATCGAACGTTATTTCCTGGATCTCAACAATTATTTTATCGACGGTTACGAAATATAG
- a CDS encoding alanine racemase, giving the protein MFLKSCLQNNSKLIEFAFHAHQQGLILPDTYLLDLDTIVENGRKMLETARQNEVKLFFMLKQLGRNPVIAKRLEALGFDGCVAVDYKEALLMIEHGVHLGNVGHLVQTPKAAMKKIVAARPDVMTVYSLEKIAEINQAAAELNVIQPLMLRITDADASLYSGQVAGFFSDELPEILHYLKTLKHVCLGGITVFPALLYNEEAKQIQATSNVNGLLRALQRIQAESSQPLLINIPSATCCASIPLIRQLGGNNGEPGHGLTGTTPLHKAELQPENIGYVYVSEISHNYKDKAYCYGGGHYRRGHMEYVLVGSDSAQARLLPIAAPDDDSIDYHFEIDGRCTVSETALMCFRAQIFTTRSQVAIVEGLHQGTPRISGLYDAMGKEIKVNWE; this is encoded by the coding sequence ATGTTTTTGAAGTCCTGTCTGCAAAATAATTCAAAACTGATCGAGTTCGCCTTTCACGCTCACCAACAGGGATTGATCCTTCCCGATACGTATCTGCTGGATCTTGACACGATTGTTGAAAACGGCAGAAAGATGCTCGAAACGGCCCGGCAAAATGAGGTGAAATTATTCTTCATGCTCAAGCAGCTCGGCCGCAACCCCGTCATCGCGAAACGCCTGGAAGCTTTGGGGTTTGACGGCTGTGTCGCCGTGGACTACAAGGAAGCGCTGCTGATGATCGAGCATGGCGTCCATTTAGGCAACGTCGGACATTTAGTTCAGACGCCCAAAGCGGCAATGAAAAAAATCGTAGCCGCCCGGCCGGACGTAATGACGGTGTACAGTCTGGAAAAGATCGCGGAGATCAATCAGGCTGCCGCTGAGCTCAACGTGATTCAGCCGCTGATGCTGCGGATCACGGATGCGGATGCCAGCTTGTATTCGGGACAGGTTGCCGGTTTCTTCAGTGACGAACTGCCGGAAATCCTGCATTATTTGAAAACGCTGAAGCATGTCTGCTTAGGCGGAATTACCGTTTTCCCGGCACTGCTTTACAATGAGGAAGCCAAACAAATTCAAGCGACAAGCAACGTCAACGGCTTGCTTCGGGCACTGCAGCGAATTCAGGCGGAAAGCTCGCAGCCGCTTTTGATCAACATTCCCAGTGCCACTTGCTGCGCTTCGATTCCGCTCATCCGTCAGTTAGGCGGCAATAACGGCGAACCCGGACATGGCTTAACGGGAACGACACCGCTGCACAAAGCTGAACTGCAGCCAGAGAATATCGGATATGTCTATGTTTCTGAAATCTCACACAACTATAAGGATAAAGCGTATTGCTACGGCGGCGGTCATTATCGGCGGGGGCACATGGAGTATGTTTTAGTCGGTTCTGATTCAGCGCAGGCCAGGCTGCTTCCGATTGCGGCTCCGGATGATGATTCGATTGACTATCATTTTGAAATTGACGGCCGCTGTACAGTTTCAGAAACCGCGCTGATGTGTTTTAGGGCCCAGATTTTTACGACCCGCTCGCAGGTTGCGATCGTTGAAGGACTCCATCAGGGGACACCAAGAATCAGCGGTCTTTACGATGCGATGGGCAAAGAAATCAAGGTGAATTGGGAGTAA
- a CDS encoding phosphotriesterase family protein gives MIRTVTNDIEKEELGITMCHEHFIVDLDRVRHDGISKIETVEEVEPEIQQMMALGVQAAVEVSTIDLGRDVRKLKQISQDTGLTIIAATGFYLTQYHPEWLKEASPEQIAQVYIRELTEGIDDTGIKAGIIAEIASSPDRFEGEEKKILQAAGIASRLTGAAVSTHTSRFTAVETIETLLAEGVDPDKIIIGHQDLIDDSAYHALLLEYGVNIAFDTCGKKAYMPDETRARNALKIIEAGYGDHLLFSNDISRRTYFTSHGKAGYLSVMKEVVPLLKQIGAKEEQIRRCLVDNPARILDNEWR, from the coding sequence ATGATCCGTACGGTAACAAACGATATCGAAAAAGAAGAACTTGGCATTACGATGTGCCATGAACACTTTATTGTTGATTTGGATCGCGTCCGGCATGACGGCATCAGTAAGATTGAAACTGTGGAAGAAGTCGAGCCGGAAATTCAACAGATGATGGCGCTGGGCGTCCAGGCCGCGGTGGAGGTCAGCACGATTGATCTCGGACGGGATGTCCGCAAGCTCAAGCAGATCAGTCAGGACACGGGCTTGACCATCATTGCCGCGACCGGATTCTATTTAACCCAATACCATCCGGAATGGCTCAAGGAAGCCTCGCCGGAGCAGATTGCGCAGGTGTACATCAGGGAACTAACGGAAGGGATTGACGATACTGGAATCAAGGCCGGGATTATCGCCGAAATCGCTTCGTCCCCCGATCGGTTCGAAGGAGAAGAAAAAAAGATTTTACAGGCGGCAGGCATCGCCAGCCGGCTTACCGGCGCCGCGGTGTCAACGCATACTAGCCGCTTTACCGCAGTGGAAACCATTGAAACGCTGCTTGCGGAGGGCGTCGATCCGGATAAGATCATCATCGGTCATCAGGATCTGATCGACGATAGCGCGTATCATGCCCTTCTGTTGGAATACGGCGTAAATATCGCGTTTGACACATGCGGTAAGAAAGCCTACATGCCGGATGAAACGCGTGCCCGCAATGCGTTAAAAATCATCGAAGCGGGGTATGGTGATCATCTGCTTTTCAGCAATGATATTTCCCGCCGAACGTATTTTACAAGCCACGGCAAAGCCGGCTACCTGAGCGTGATGAAAGAGGTTGTTCCGCTGTTAAAACAAATTGGGGCGAAAGAGGAACAGATAAGACGGTGTCTTGTGGACAATCCGGCGCGAATTCTGGATAACGAGTGGAGGTAA
- a CDS encoding DUF2620 family protein — translation MLKIECCGLTALQTKQIIEKKFPGLVETSLDPDMIAARKVKSGEVDFYLGSCMTGGGGSIATAIMVLGYGNCLTVSKQGNCPNEKQIRHLIYSGNHKAFGYVKTHTEQVVPALVQALLDKSEGKPE, via the coding sequence ATGTTAAAAATTGAATGCTGCGGATTAACCGCTTTACAGACAAAACAGATTATTGAGAAAAAATTCCCGGGTCTTGTCGAGACCTCTTTAGATCCGGATATGATCGCGGCCCGCAAAGTCAAAAGCGGCGAGGTGGATTTTTACTTAGGAAGCTGTATGACCGGAGGCGGCGGTTCAATTGCGACAGCGATTATGGTATTGGGGTATGGAAACTGTCTGACGGTTTCCAAGCAAGGCAATTGTCCAAATGAAAAACAGATTCGTCACCTCATTTATTCAGGCAATCATAAGGCGTTTGGGTATGTGAAAACGCATACTGAACAAGTTGTTCCAGCCTTGGTGCAGGCACTGCTTGATAAATCTGAAGGAAAACCTGAATAG
- a CDS encoding YhfT family protein, whose product MEGIITNFEFSLPFRAIVLIAICAWASLLSHKCISNFNDGARPVFPELMEGRMTRAEFAVVVTGMGFGWVLAGFSQWLGTGLIACHLTLIATDCLGAWSPNKWVALIIGGAYGALCAFGTSFINSAFTALPYNFLNDLTQISSPALPVFCMFPAVAIASQFGAKKGITTGVIEAVVYIFCTVVGAVNLGSISVSLYPYTFAMLAGMICLLVYSIQGSKNSESVENDSETENLFTKNANRIKSNWVYLCIQGALNALGIHVLAQAYQPYVLSSAVLAGNMGTFELAMIGVIIAFIPLIVSTALATGVYQAVGLTTVMLVGCLAPTWWLAPIFGFVAEFAEIQLLGLLGKGLSKFPELSKCGDYIRDAMVSCIGLALVAGSFLAANATWGAVGLMIVGGFFVLNDVTGQRIPKSAVGPLAAVAVGILFNIMIFLGFVAL is encoded by the coding sequence ATGGAAGGAATCATTACTAATTTTGAATTTTCACTGCCGTTTCGTGCGATCGTATTGATTGCGATCTGTGCCTGGGCAAGCTTGCTCTCGCACAAATGTATTTCCAACTTCAACGACGGCGCCCGACCTGTCTTTCCGGAATTGATGGAAGGCCGGATGACGCGTGCTGAGTTTGCCGTAGTCGTTACCGGCATGGGTTTCGGCTGGGTCTTAGCCGGGTTCAGCCAGTGGTTGGGCACGGGACTGATCGCCTGTCATCTGACGCTGATCGCGACGGACTGCTTAGGCGCCTGGTCGCCGAACAAATGGGTGGCATTGATCATCGGCGGCGCTTATGGAGCATTGTGCGCCTTCGGCACCAGCTTCATCAATTCCGCCTTCACCGCTCTGCCGTATAACTTCCTGAATGATTTAACGCAGATCAGCTCCCCGGCATTGCCGGTGTTCTGCATGTTCCCTGCGGTTGCGATCGCAAGCCAGTTCGGGGCTAAAAAGGGAATTACAACGGGTGTAATCGAAGCGGTCGTCTACATTTTCTGTACGGTTGTCGGCGCTGTCAATCTGGGTTCGATTTCCGTCAGCCTGTATCCGTATACCTTTGCGATGCTGGCCGGCATGATCTGCCTGTTGGTCTATTCAATCCAGGGAAGCAAGAATTCTGAAAGCGTGGAAAACGATTCAGAAACTGAGAACCTGTTTACGAAGAATGCCAACCGGATTAAGAGCAACTGGGTTTATCTGTGCATCCAGGGTGCGCTGAATGCTTTAGGCATCCATGTCTTAGCTCAGGCTTATCAGCCTTACGTTTTATCCTCGGCCGTTCTGGCAGGCAATATGGGCACGTTTGAATTGGCGATGATCGGCGTTATTATCGCGTTTATTCCGCTGATCGTATCGACCGCTCTGGCCACCGGCGTTTATCAGGCCGTCGGTCTGACGACCGTCATGCTGGTGGGCTGTCTGGCACCGACCTGGTGGCTGGCGCCAATCTTCGGCTTCGTTGCCGAATTTGCAGAAATTCAGCTGCTGGGACTTTTGGGCAAAGGACTCTCGAAGTTTCCGGAGCTGTCCAAATGCGGCGATTATATTCGTGATGCGATGGTTTCCTGTATCGGCTTAGCGTTAGTTGCTGGTTCATTCTTGGCAGCCAATGCAACCTGGGGCGCGGTCGGCCTGATGATCGTCGGCGGCTTCTTCGTCCTCAACGATGTAACCGGCCAGCGTATTCCGAAGTCGGCTGTGGGTCCGTTAGCGGCGGTCGCTGTTGGAATTCTGTTCAACATCATGATCTTTTTAGGATTTGTCGCGTTATAA
- a CDS encoding PRD domain-containing protein: protein MDFTERLNLYLEGGMIQPEDVADIQAIIAMFDTKYHIVLQEENADTFIAHLCAAFGRTASGEEVEPLPSEVKAELEGLDSYPKSKEMLQDVMAAARNRLNETEQDYALLHINNLIARLNEEQPQLD, encoded by the coding sequence ATGGATTTTACGGAAAGATTGAATTTGTATTTGGAAGGCGGCATGATTCAGCCGGAAGATGTTGCGGATATCCAGGCGATTATCGCGATGTTTGACACGAAGTATCACATTGTCCTGCAGGAAGAAAATGCAGATACGTTTATCGCGCATCTTTGCGCCGCCTTTGGCCGAACGGCAAGCGGGGAGGAAGTTGAGCCGCTGCCGTCGGAAGTTAAGGCCGAGCTGGAAGGACTGGACAGTTATCCAAAATCAAAAGAAATGTTACAGGATGTTATGGCAGCGGCACGCAATCGCTTGAATGAAACCGAACAAGATTACGCGCTGCTTCACATAAATAATCTGATTGCCCGGCTGAACGAGGAACAGCCGCAGTTGGATTAA
- the yhfZ gene encoding GntR family transcriptional regulator YhfZ: MMYYEDLMGKNAIATVKVSRELLKYSVGERIPTVSEFVESLGLARGTVQNAIKTLINHEAVRIESKGHLGSYIVKKNMRMLLKFAGVRMLLGTMPLPYSKRYEGLASGLIASMENNYDLPINLAYMRGSVNRISMVLQKRYDFAVVSRYAANHFCEKYPDKIEIVLGFGPGSYLSSHVIMFHNPNVNEIQDGMKVGTDSTSIDQKELTQSVCRGKKVEFIEIEYSRIIERIISGDIDATVMNIDEANDKHVKIHTQPIQSGNLDNTEAVLVVAKENEISSLIKELVDVETVLNIQRLVLEEKITPSY, translated from the coding sequence ATGATGTACTATGAAGATTTAATGGGAAAAAATGCGATTGCCACCGTCAAGGTATCCCGCGAGCTGCTGAAATATTCGGTTGGAGAACGTATTCCAACGGTCAGCGAGTTTGTGGAATCGCTGGGATTAGCCCGAGGAACGGTTCAAAATGCAATCAAAACGTTGATTAATCACGAAGCTGTACGAATTGAATCAAAGGGGCATCTTGGCTCCTACATTGTAAAAAAGAACATGCGGATGCTGCTGAAATTTGCCGGCGTGCGGATGTTGCTGGGGACGATGCCGCTACCTTACAGCAAGCGCTACGAAGGGCTGGCCTCCGGCTTGATCGCGTCGATGGAGAACAATTATGACCTGCCGATCAACCTAGCCTACATGCGCGGGTCCGTCAACCGCATCAGCATGGTCCTGCAGAAACGCTATGATTTTGCGGTTGTTTCCCGCTATGCCGCCAATCATTTCTGTGAAAAATATCCGGATAAAATTGAAATTGTCCTCGGATTTGGCCCGGGTTCTTATTTGAGCAGCCACGTGATCATGTTCCACAATCCGAATGTCAATGAAATTCAGGATGGTATGAAGGTAGGCACCGACTCAACCTCGATTGACCAGAAAGAACTGACACAGTCAGTATGCCGGGGGAAAAAGGTAGAATTTATCGAGATTGAATATTCGCGAATCATTGAGCGCATCATTTCTGGTGATATTGACGCGACCGTCATGAATATAGACGAAGCCAACGATAAGCATGTCAAAATTCATACCCAGCCGATTCAGAGCGGAAATCTGGACAACACGGAAGCTGTGCTGGTCGTAGCCAAGGAAAATGAAATTTCCTCTTTAATCAAGGAACTGGTCGATGTGGAAACGGTACTGAATATCCAGCGTTTGGTTTTGGAAGAAAAAATCACGCCGAGTTATTAA